A DNA window from Thiobacillus denitrificans ATCC 25259 contains the following coding sequences:
- a CDS encoding tetratricopeptide repeat protein yields MTPLKLLPLYAALALTAACGQLAPRPDAPTLAKAQAPAAEADAADEAEAAPDAEAEARAKAEAALPRQPLTPELLLKFLVAEVAGQRGAIGIAQTTYLDLARQTRDPRVAQRAAEVSAFARDPAGALEATRLWAEADKDSLRAQQTLAALLLSEGRLAEAEPVLRALLQEKPAEGFLHLAAAIGKMRDSAAALELVRRLAADHPQLPEAQFAIAQAAASAGQFDTALAALQKADSLRPGWEPGALLHAQILARTSNAAALAFMRTFLAEHGDAREVRLAYARTLVSANQFTEARAEFARLTRDFPRNAEVSLAAGLLSLQLGDLDAAHALLTQTLEYNPRDPDTIHYYLGQTAEQMKRADAAAMHYEQVRSGNHFVPARARQAALLAQAGKHEEARALLAATQGQNDAQNVRLIQAQAELLRESKAYAAIFDVLSEGLKRYPDAPDLLYDRAMAAEKLDRLDILEADLRRVIVLRPNDAQAYNALGYTLADRTERLAEAIELLDKALALAPEDPFILDSVGWAQYRSGNLARAQQYLERAYKVRPDPEIAAHLGEVLWAQGQRDEAGKLWQASLQTHPGNEVLLETLRRLKR; encoded by the coding sequence ATGACTCCCCTCAAGCTGCTCCCTCTCTATGCCGCGCTGGCGCTCACGGCGGCGTGTGGCCAGTTGGCCCCCAGGCCCGACGCGCCGACGCTTGCGAAAGCGCAGGCCCCGGCGGCCGAAGCGGATGCCGCGGACGAAGCCGAGGCGGCCCCCGACGCCGAAGCCGAGGCCCGTGCGAAAGCCGAGGCCGCGCTGCCGCGCCAGCCGCTGACGCCTGAACTGCTGCTCAAATTCCTCGTCGCCGAGGTTGCCGGTCAGCGCGGGGCGATCGGAATCGCCCAGACGACGTATCTCGATCTGGCCCGCCAGACCCGGGACCCGCGCGTCGCGCAGCGTGCGGCCGAAGTCTCGGCGTTCGCGCGCGACCCCGCGGGCGCGCTCGAGGCGACGCGGCTCTGGGCCGAGGCGGACAAGGATTCGCTGCGCGCGCAGCAGACCTTGGCGGCTTTGTTGCTGAGCGAGGGCAGGCTCGCCGAGGCCGAGCCTGTTCTGCGTGCGCTGTTGCAGGAAAAGCCGGCCGAGGGTTTTCTTCACCTCGCCGCCGCGATCGGGAAAATGCGTGATTCGGCCGCTGCGCTCGAACTGGTCCGGCGCCTCGCGGCAGACCATCCGCAACTGCCCGAGGCGCAATTCGCGATCGCGCAGGCCGCGGCAAGTGCCGGACAGTTCGACACGGCGCTCGCCGCGCTGCAAAAGGCCGACAGCCTGCGCCCGGGTTGGGAGCCGGGCGCCCTGCTGCACGCGCAGATCCTCGCGCGGACCTCGAACGCCGCCGCGCTGGCCTTCATGCGCACGTTTTTGGCCGAGCACGGCGACGCGCGCGAGGTCCGGCTGGCTTACGCGCGGACGCTGGTCAGCGCGAACCAGTTCACCGAAGCGCGCGCGGAGTTCGCCCGCCTGACGCGCGATTTCCCGCGCAACGCCGAAGTCAGCCTCGCGGCAGGGCTCCTGTCGCTGCAGTTGGGCGACCTCGACGCCGCGCACGCGCTTTTGACGCAGACGCTCGAATACAACCCGCGCGATCCCGATACGATCCACTATTACCTCGGCCAGACCGCCGAGCAGATGAAGCGCGCCGATGCCGCGGCGATGCACTACGAGCAGGTCCGGAGCGGCAACCATTTCGTGCCGGCGCGTGCGCGTCAGGCGGCGCTCCTCGCGCAGGCGGGCAAGCATGAGGAGGCGCGGGCGCTGCTCGCGGCGACTCAAGGGCAGAACGACGCGCAAAACGTGCGCCTGATTCAGGCGCAGGCCGAACTGCTGCGCGAAAGCAAGGCGTACGCCGCCATCTTCGACGTGCTGTCGGAGGGGCTCAAACGCTATCCCGACGCGCCCGATCTCCTGTATGACCGGGCGATGGCCGCCGAGAAGCTCGACAGGCTCGACATCCTCGAGGCCGACCTGCGCCGCGTCATCGTGCTGCGCCCCAACGATGCCCAGGCGTACAACGCGCTCGGCTACACACTGGCCGATCGCACCGAACGGCTGGCCGAGGCGATCGAACTGCTCGACAAGGCGCTCGCACTCGCGCCGGAAGATCCTTTCATCCTCGACAGCGTGGGCTGGGCGCAGTACCGCTCGGGCAACCTCGCGCGCGCGCAGCAGTATCTCGAGCGCGCCTACAAGGTACGTCCGGATCCCGAAATCGCTGCGCACCTGGGTGAGGTGCTGTGGGCGCAGGGCCAGCGTGACGAAGCCGGCAAGCTCTGGCAGGCGAGCCTGCAGACCCATCCGGGCAACGAGGTGCTGCTCGAAACGCTGCGCCGCCTCAAGCGCTGA
- the lolB gene encoding lipoprotein insertase outer membrane protein LolB: protein MIASLAWALGGCATVAPPPQAAIPVPLADAWTLQGRLGVQTERESLSGQIRWQHGGGVDQVLLTSPLGQGVARIVRDPEGVSLELPGQPVRRATDVDTLTRDALGYELPVAGLAWWIQARPDPLREAAVALGDDGRPARIVQDGWTIDYLQYGADARPRKLVVSRAGLEIRLVADSWQSAP from the coding sequence GTGATCGCGTCCCTCGCGTGGGCGTTGGGCGGTTGCGCGACCGTGGCACCGCCTCCGCAGGCCGCGATTCCCGTGCCCCTCGCGGACGCCTGGACCCTGCAGGGCCGGCTCGGCGTGCAGACCGAGCGCGAGAGCCTGTCCGGCCAGATTCGCTGGCAGCACGGCGGCGGCGTCGACCAGGTGCTCCTGACCTCGCCGCTCGGCCAGGGCGTCGCGCGCATCGTGCGCGACCCTGAAGGCGTCAGCCTCGAACTGCCGGGACAGCCCGTTCGCCGCGCCACTGACGTCGACACGCTCACGCGCGACGCCCTGGGGTACGAACTGCCGGTCGCCGGGCTGGCCTGGTGGATCCAGGCGCGCCCCGACCCGCTGCGCGAGGCGGCCGTCGCGCTCGGCGACGACGGCCGCCCGGCTCGGATCGTCCAGGACGGCTGGACCATCGACTATCTGCAATACGGCGCCGACGCCCGGCCTCGCAAGCTCGTCGTGAGCCGTGCGGGCCTCGAAATCCGTCTGGTCGCCGATAGCTGGCAGTCGGCGCCATGA
- the ispE gene encoding 4-(cytidine 5'-diphospho)-2-C-methyl-D-erythritol kinase, with protein MSQAFPAPAKLNLFLHVVGRRDDGYHLLQSVFRLIDRADTVHLELRDDGRIVREGALPGVSEDQDLTVRAARLLQPYARPGAGVGIRLDKRLPMGGGLGGGSSDAATVLLALNRLWEVDLPRQRLQALALRLGADVPVFVFGQTAFAEGVGELLQPIGAPVAWYVVLTPPVHVPTAAIFAAPELTRNTPALKIAPFSAGMGHNDLEPVVVGRYPEVGRHLQWLGQFGEARMTGSGACVFASFATEDAARSVLQALPDTMQGFVARGLDKHPLYDFVPE; from the coding sequence ATGAGCCAGGCGTTTCCCGCGCCGGCGAAGCTCAATCTTTTCCTCCACGTCGTCGGTCGCCGCGACGACGGATACCATCTGCTGCAGAGCGTGTTTCGTCTGATCGACCGCGCCGACACCGTGCACCTGGAATTGCGCGATGACGGCCGAATCGTGCGCGAAGGCGCTTTGCCGGGCGTGAGCGAAGATCAGGATCTGACCGTCCGCGCGGCCCGACTCCTGCAGCCCTACGCGCGCCCGGGCGCCGGGGTCGGCATCCGTCTCGACAAGCGGCTGCCGATGGGCGGGGGCCTCGGCGGCGGCAGTTCCGATGCGGCGACCGTGCTGCTCGCGCTCAACCGCCTGTGGGAGGTCGATCTGCCGCGCCAGCGCTTGCAGGCGCTCGCCCTGCGACTCGGCGCCGACGTGCCGGTCTTCGTTTTCGGTCAGACGGCGTTCGCGGAGGGGGTCGGCGAACTGTTGCAGCCGATCGGCGCGCCGGTCGCGTGGTACGTCGTGCTGACGCCGCCGGTGCACGTGCCGACCGCGGCAATTTTTGCCGCGCCGGAATTGACACGCAACACGCCTGCCCTCAAAATAGCGCCCTTTTCCGCGGGCATGGGTCATAACGACCTCGAGCCCGTGGTCGTCGGCCGGTACCCGGAAGTCGGTCGCCACCTGCAGTGGCTCGGTCAGTTCGGGGAGGCGCGGATGACCGGTTCGGGCGCCTGCGTTTTCGCATCGTTCGCAACCGAGGATGCCGCGCGCAGCGTGCTGCAGGCGCTGCCCGATACGATGCAGGGTTTTGTGGCGCGAGGTCTGGACAAGCACCCCTTGTACGACTTTGTGCCTGAGTAG
- a CDS encoding ribose-phosphate pyrophosphokinase, with amino-acid sequence MSIDNLMVFSGNANPRLASDVVRHLNIHLGRATVSRFSDGEVMVEILENVRGKDVFVLQSTCQPTNDTLMEVMVMVDALKRASAARITAAIPYYGYARQDRRTRSARVAITAKVVANMLQGAGVDRLLTMDLHSDQIQGFFDIPVDNIYSSPILLGDIWKRNHPNLMVVSPDVGGVVRARAIAKRLECDLAIIDKRRPKPNVAKVMHIIGDVKDRTCIIMDDMVDTANTLCEAASALKEHGAQKVMAYCTHAVLSGSAAERVTNSALDELVVTDTIPLRDDARACKKIRQLSVAELLAETIRRISNEDSVSSLFIE; translated from the coding sequence GTGTCCATAGACAATCTGATGGTGTTCAGTGGGAACGCGAACCCGCGTTTGGCCAGCGACGTGGTGCGCCATCTCAATATCCATCTCGGGCGCGCGACCGTTTCGCGCTTCTCGGACGGCGAGGTCATGGTCGAAATCCTCGAGAACGTGCGCGGCAAGGACGTCTTCGTCCTGCAGTCGACCTGCCAGCCGACCAACGACACCCTGATGGAGGTGATGGTCATGGTCGACGCGCTCAAGCGCGCCTCGGCTGCACGCATCACCGCGGCCATCCCGTATTACGGCTACGCGCGCCAGGACCGGCGCACGCGGTCGGCGCGTGTCGCGATCACGGCCAAGGTCGTCGCCAACATGCTGCAGGGCGCCGGGGTCGATCGCCTGCTGACGATGGACCTGCACTCGGACCAGATTCAGGGCTTTTTCGACATTCCGGTCGACAACATCTACTCGAGCCCGATCCTGCTGGGCGACATCTGGAAGCGCAACCACCCGAACCTCATGGTGGTCTCGCCCGACGTCGGTGGCGTGGTACGGGCCCGCGCGATCGCGAAGCGCCTCGAATGCGATCTGGCGATCATCGACAAGCGCCGCCCCAAGCCCAACGTCGCGAAGGTCATGCACATCATCGGCGACGTCAAGGACCGCACCTGCATCATCATGGATGACATGGTCGACACGGCGAACACGCTGTGCGAGGCGGCCAGTGCGCTCAAGGAACATGGTGCGCAGAAGGTCATGGCCTATTGCACCCACGCCGTGCTGTCGGGCAGCGCGGCCGAGCGCGTCACCAACTCGGCGCTCGATGAGCTCGTCGTGACCGACACGATCCCGCTGCGCGACGACGCGCGGGCGTGCAAGAAGATCCGGCAATTGTCGGTGGCTGAGCTGCTCGCGGAAACGATCCGCCGCATCAGCAACGAGGATTCCGTCAGTTCGCTCTTCATCGAATAG
- a CDS encoding 50S ribosomal protein L25/general stress protein Ctc, with translation MEIEVIASKRELQGTGASRRLRHAGKVPGIVYGGSTAPVQIELDHNALYHALRKEAFHASVLSLSVDGAKESVLLRDAQWHPYKQQVLHVDFQRVDKDHKIHVKVPLHFLNAEVSPGVKLGGGKPHHIVNELDVQCFPGSLPEFIEVDMGALEVGHSIHANDLVLPAGVELVAHVKQENPAVAVIHAPKGGVEETPAAPAA, from the coding sequence ATGGAAATCGAAGTCATCGCCAGCAAGCGTGAATTGCAAGGTACGGGTGCGAGCCGCCGTCTGCGTCACGCCGGCAAGGTCCCCGGGATCGTCTACGGCGGCAGCACCGCGCCCGTGCAGATCGAGCTCGACCACAACGCGCTGTATCACGCGCTGCGCAAGGAGGCCTTCCACGCTTCCGTGCTGAGCCTGAGCGTCGACGGCGCCAAGGAATCGGTTCTGCTGCGCGACGCGCAATGGCATCCCTACAAGCAGCAGGTGCTGCACGTCGACTTCCAGCGCGTCGACAAGGACCACAAGATCCACGTCAAGGTCCCGCTGCACTTCCTCAACGCCGAGGTCTCGCCCGGCGTCAAGCTCGGTGGCGGCAAGCCGCACCACATCGTGAACGAACTCGACGTGCAGTGCTTCCCCGGAAGCCTGCCCGAGTTCATCGAGGTCGACATGGGCGCGCTCGAAGTGGGCCATTCCATCCATGCCAACGATCTGGTTCTGCCTGCAGGCGTCGAGCTCGTCGCTCACGTCAAGCAGGAAAACCCGGCGGTCGCCGTGATCCACGCGCCGAAGGGCGGGGTCGAAGAAACGCCGGCGGCACCTGCGGCCTGA
- the pth gene encoding aminoacyl-tRNA hydrolase → MTAPSLAPPRLIVGLGNPGRDYEETRHNAGFWFCARLAQAWGAALAHESRFHGIVGRHGTRWMLLPQTFMNRSGQAVGALARFHRIAPAEILVVHDELDIPPGQLRLKFGGGMGGHNGLKDITAHLGTQDYWRLRIGIGHPGDRSEVVNYVLKPPRREEQADIDAAIERALGLLPLIEKGEWNAATQRANSKPASPKSQETP, encoded by the coding sequence ATGACAGCGCCCAGTCTTGCCCCGCCGCGCCTGATCGTCGGCCTCGGTAATCCGGGGCGCGACTACGAAGAAACCCGGCACAATGCCGGGTTTTGGTTTTGCGCGCGCCTCGCGCAGGCCTGGGGTGCCGCGCTCGCGCACGAGTCGCGATTCCACGGCATCGTTGGCAGGCACGGCACGCGCTGGATGCTATTGCCACAGACCTTCATGAACCGCTCCGGACAGGCGGTCGGCGCGCTCGCGCGCTTTCATCGCATCGCGCCGGCCGAGATTCTGGTGGTGCACGACGAACTCGATATTCCGCCCGGACAGCTGCGCCTCAAGTTCGGCGGCGGCATGGGCGGGCACAACGGCCTCAAGGACATCACCGCGCATCTCGGCACCCAGGACTACTGGCGTTTGCGCATCGGCATCGGGCATCCGGGCGACCGCAGCGAGGTCGTCAACTACGTGCTGAAGCCGCCGCGGCGCGAGGAGCAGGCCGACATCGACGCCGCGATCGAGCGTGCGCTCGGACTCCTTCCCCTGATCGAAAAGGGCGAGTGGAACGCCGCGACCCAGCGCGCCAACAGCAAACCTGCATCACCCAAATCCCAGGAAACCCCATGA
- the ychF gene encoding redox-regulated ATPase YchF translates to MSLKCGIVGLPNVGKSTLFNALTQAGIAAENYPFCTIEPNTGVVEVPDPRLDELAKVVKPQRVVPAIVEFVDIAGLVAGASKGEGLGNQFLANIRETDAICHVVRCFHDENVIHVAGKVDPLSDVETIATELALADLASAEKALARYEKPARAGDKEAQHMVAALKPVVAALNEGRPARAAGLDAEGLARIKPLCLMTVKPTLYVANVDEDGFHDNPLLDALTAFAEKEGAPVVPVCAALEAELQELSPEERVEYLNELGWDEPGLNRLIRAAYALLGLQTYFTAGVKEVRAWTIHKGDTAPQAAGVIHTDFERGFIRAQTISFDDFIACQGEQGAKEAGKMRAEGKEYVVKDGDVLNFLFNV, encoded by the coding sequence ATGAGCCTCAAATGCGGCATCGTTGGCTTGCCCAACGTCGGAAAATCCACCCTGTTCAACGCGCTGACCCAGGCGGGCATCGCGGCGGAAAACTACCCGTTCTGCACCATCGAGCCGAACACGGGCGTCGTCGAGGTGCCGGACCCGCGGCTCGACGAGCTCGCGAAGGTCGTCAAGCCGCAGCGCGTCGTTCCTGCGATCGTCGAGTTCGTCGACATCGCGGGCCTGGTCGCCGGGGCATCGAAGGGCGAGGGCCTCGGCAACCAGTTTCTCGCCAACATTCGGGAGACCGACGCGATCTGCCACGTCGTGCGCTGTTTCCATGACGAAAACGTGATCCACGTCGCCGGCAAGGTCGACCCGCTGTCCGACGTCGAGACGATCGCGACCGAACTCGCGCTCGCCGATCTCGCGAGCGCCGAAAAAGCACTGGCCCGTTACGAGAAACCCGCCCGTGCCGGAGACAAGGAGGCGCAGCACATGGTCGCGGCGCTGAAACCGGTCGTCGCGGCGCTAAACGAGGGTCGCCCGGCGCGCGCCGCCGGCCTCGACGCCGAAGGGCTCGCGCGCATCAAGCCGCTGTGCCTGATGACCGTCAAGCCGACGCTCTATGTCGCCAACGTCGACGAGGACGGCTTCCACGACAATCCGCTGCTCGACGCCCTGACTGCCTTTGCGGAAAAAGAGGGCGCCCCGGTGGTGCCGGTCTGTGCCGCGCTCGAAGCCGAACTGCAGGAGCTTTCGCCGGAGGAGCGCGTGGAATACCTGAACGAGCTCGGCTGGGACGAGCCCGGTCTCAATCGCCTGATACGCGCGGCCTACGCGCTGCTCGGTCTGCAGACCTATTTCACGGCCGGCGTGAAGGAGGTGCGGGCGTGGACGATCCACAAGGGCGACACCGCACCGCAGGCGGCCGGCGTCATCCACACCGACTTCGAGCGGGGCTTCATCCGCGCGCAGACCATTTCCTTCGACGACTTCATCGCCTGCCAGGGCGAGCAGGGCGCGAAGGAGGCCGGCAAGATGCGCGCCGAGGGCAAGGAATACGTCGTCAAGGACGGCGACGTGCTCAATTTCCTGTTCAACGTCTGA
- the tuf gene encoding elongation factor Tu, with amino-acid sequence MAKEKFERTKPHVNVGTIGHVDHGKTTLTAAITTILSKKFGGAAKKYDEIDSSPEEKARGITINTAHVEYETASRHYAHVDCPGHADYVKNMITGAAQMDGAILVVSSADGPMPQTREHILLARQVGVPYIIVYMNKADMVDDAELLELVEMEVRELLSKYDFPGDDTPIIVGSALKALEGDQSDIGEPSIIKLAEALDTYIPEPERAIDKPFLMPVEDVFSISGRGTVVTGRVERGVIKVGEEIEIVGITPTVKTTCTGVEMFRKLLDQGQAGDNVGVLLRGTKREEVQRGQVLAKPGSIKPHTKFSAEIYVLSKDEGGRHTPFFNGYRPQFYFRTTDVTGSIELPAGTEMVMPGDNVSIKVSLIQPIAMDEGLRFAIREGGRTVGAGVVAKIEE; translated from the coding sequence ATGGCTAAGGAAAAATTCGAGCGGACCAAACCGCACGTAAACGTAGGCACGATTGGTCACGTTGACCACGGCAAGACCACCTTGACCGCGGCGATCACGACCATTCTGTCGAAGAAATTCGGTGGTGCGGCGAAGAAGTACGACGAGATCGATTCCTCGCCTGAAGAGAAGGCGCGCGGCATCACCATCAACACCGCCCACGTCGAGTACGAGACCGCCAGCCGTCACTACGCCCACGTCGACTGCCCGGGCCACGCCGACTACGTCAAGAACATGATCACCGGCGCTGCCCAGATGGACGGCGCCATTCTTGTCGTCTCCTCTGCCGACGGTCCCATGCCCCAGACCCGCGAGCACATCCTGCTTGCCCGTCAGGTCGGCGTGCCCTACATCATCGTCTACATGAACAAGGCCGACATGGTCGACGACGCCGAGCTCCTCGAGCTCGTCGAAATGGAAGTGCGCGAACTGCTGTCCAAGTACGACTTCCCTGGCGACGACACCCCCATCATCGTCGGTAGCGCCCTGAAGGCCCTCGAAGGCGACCAGAGCGACATCGGCGAACCCAGCATCATCAAGCTCGCCGAAGCGCTCGACACCTACATCCCCGAGCCCGAGCGCGCCATCGACAAGCCCTTCCTCATGCCCGTCGAAGACGTCTTCTCCATCTCCGGTCGCGGCACCGTCGTCACCGGTCGTGTCGAGCGCGGCGTCATCAAGGTCGGCGAAGAAATCGAGATCGTCGGCATCACCCCGACCGTCAAGACCACCTGCACCGGCGTCGAGATGTTCAGGAAGCTCCTCGACCAGGGACAGGCTGGCGACAACGTCGGCGTGCTGCTGCGCGGCACCAAGCGTGAAGAAGTCCAGCGCGGCCAGGTTCTGGCCAAGCCCGGCTCGATCAAGCCGCACACCAAGTTCTCCGCCGAGATCTATGTGTTGAGCAAGGACGAAGGCGGTCGTCATACCCCCTTCTTCAACGGCTACCGTCCGCAGTTCTATTTCCGCACCACCGACGTCACCGGCTCGATCGAACTGCCGGCCGGCACCGAGATGGTCATGCCTGGCGACAACGTCAGCATCAAGGTCTCGCTGATCCAGCCGATCGCGATGGACGAAGGCCTGCGTTTCGCCATCCGCGAAGGCGGCCGCACCGTCGGTGCCGGCGTCGTTGCCAAGATCGAAGAGTAA
- the secE gene encoding preprotein translocase subunit SecE, whose amino-acid sequence MADKIKLLIAVLLVIAGVTGFYFFDGAPTVVRVLSVIAGVVLGGLVAGLSAPGKHFFRFALDSRDEAKKVVWPTRKETIQMTGVVMAFVVVMALFLWAVDGVLLWLVKLAMGQGS is encoded by the coding sequence ATGGCTGACAAAATCAAGCTGCTGATAGCGGTACTGCTGGTCATCGCCGGGGTGACCGGCTTTTATTTTTTTGACGGCGCGCCAACCGTGGTGCGCGTTCTGTCCGTGATCGCGGGCGTGGTGCTGGGCGGTCTCGTCGCGGGGCTGTCTGCGCCCGGCAAGCATTTTTTCCGGTTTGCGCTGGATTCGCGTGACGAGGCCAAGAAAGTTGTGTGGCCCACGCGCAAGGAGACGATCCAGATGACCGGGGTCGTCATGGCATTTGTCGTCGTGATGGCGCTCTTTCTCTGGGCGGTGGATGGCGTTTTGTTATGGCTGGTGAAACTGGCCATGGGACAGGGGAGTTGA
- the nusG gene encoding transcription termination/antitermination protein NusG, whose translation MSMRWYVVHAYSGFEKSVARALEERIERAGMRDRFGVIVDEKTGKPRPAIMVPVEEVVEMRAGQKKTAERKFFPGYVLVQMEMDDDTWHLVKSTPKVTGFVGGTATKPAPISEKEVQAILDQMREGVEKPKPKVLFEVGEQVRVIDGPFTDFNGNVEEVNYDKSKLRVSVMIFGRATPVELGFGQVEKS comes from the coding sequence TTGAGTATGCGGTGGTACGTGGTTCATGCCTACTCCGGCTTCGAGAAAAGCGTGGCGCGCGCGCTGGAAGAGCGGATCGAGCGCGCCGGGATGCGCGACCGTTTCGGCGTCATCGTCGATGAAAAAACCGGCAAGCCGCGCCCCGCGATCATGGTGCCAGTCGAGGAAGTCGTCGAGATGAGGGCGGGACAGAAAAAGACCGCCGAGCGCAAGTTCTTCCCGGGTTACGTCCTCGTGCAGATGGAGATGGACGACGACACCTGGCACCTGGTCAAGAGCACGCCCAAAGTCACCGGTTTCGTCGGCGGCACGGCAACCAAGCCGGCGCCGATCTCGGAAAAGGAAGTCCAGGCGATTCTCGACCAGATGCGCGAAGGCGTCGAGAAGCCCAAGCCCAAGGTGTTGTTCGAGGTCGGCGAGCAGGTCCGCGTCATCGACGGGCCGTTCACCGATTTCAACGGCAACGTCGAGGAAGTGAATTACGACAAGAGCAAGCTACGCGTGTCGGTCATGATTTTCGGCCGGGCGACGCCCGTCGAACTGGGTTTCGGCCAGGTCGAAAAGAGCTGA
- the rplK gene encoding 50S ribosomal protein L11, which translates to MAKKIVGYIKLQVPAGKANPSPPIGPALGQRGLNIMEFCKAFNAKTQGMEPGLPIPVVITAFADKSFTFIMKTPPATVLIKKAIKLDKGSSKPHTDKVGTITRAQLEEIAKTKEPDLTAADMDAAVRTIAGTARSMGIVVEGV; encoded by the coding sequence ATGGCAAAGAAGATTGTCGGCTACATCAAGCTGCAAGTGCCGGCGGGTAAAGCCAACCCGTCGCCCCCCATCGGTCCTGCGCTCGGTCAGCGCGGCCTGAACATCATGGAATTCTGCAAGGCGTTCAACGCCAAGACCCAGGGCATGGAGCCCGGTCTGCCGATTCCGGTCGTGATCACTGCGTTCGCGGACAAGAGCTTCACCTTCATCATGAAGACGCCGCCCGCGACCGTCTTGATCAAGAAGGCGATCAAGCTCGACAAGGGCAGCTCGAAGCCGCATACCGACAAGGTCGGCACGATCACCCGCGCCCAGCTCGAGGAGATTGCCAAGACCAAGGAGCCCGATCTGACCGCGGCCGACATGGACGCGGCGGTGCGCACCATCGCTGGTACCGCCCGCTCGATGGGCATCGTGGTGGAGGGAGTCTGA
- the rplA gene encoding 50S ribosomal protein L1 encodes MANVSKRLRALKEKIDRSRNYPVVDALQLVKDSATAKFDESIDVAVNLGVDARKSDQMVRGAVVLPKGIGKTVRVAVFAQGDNAQKARDAGADIVGFDDLAADIKAGKMDFDVVIATPDAMRVVGQLGQILGPRGLMPNPKVGTVSPDVVGAVKNAKAGQVQYRTDKGGIVHCTIGRASFSVDDLKENLVALLDALQRAKPASSKGIYFKRLSVSSTMGVGVRVDQGSVAA; translated from the coding sequence ATGGCTAACGTATCCAAGCGCCTGCGCGCACTCAAGGAAAAAATCGACCGCTCGCGCAACTACCCGGTCGTCGATGCGCTGCAACTGGTCAAGGACAGCGCCACGGCGAAGTTCGACGAGTCGATCGACGTCGCAGTCAACCTCGGCGTCGACGCGCGCAAATCCGACCAGATGGTGCGCGGCGCCGTCGTGCTGCCCAAGGGCATCGGCAAGACCGTTCGCGTCGCCGTCTTCGCCCAGGGCGACAACGCGCAGAAGGCGCGTGACGCCGGCGCCGACATCGTCGGCTTCGACGACCTGGCCGCCGACATCAAGGCCGGCAAGATGGATTTCGACGTCGTCATCGCGACGCCCGATGCCATGCGCGTCGTCGGCCAGCTTGGCCAGATCCTCGGTCCGCGCGGCCTGATGCCGAACCCGAAGGTCGGCACGGTCTCCCCCGACGTCGTCGGCGCGGTCAAGAACGCCAAGGCGGGCCAGGTGCAGTACCGCACCGACAAGGGCGGCATCGTGCACTGCACGATCGGCCGTGCCTCGTTCAGCGTCGATGATCTGAAGGAGAACCTGGTCGCGCTGCTCGACGCGCTGCAGCGCGCCAAGCCCGCGAGCTCCAAGGGCATCTACTTCAAGCGCCTGTCGGTGTCGAGCACGATGGGGGTTGGCGTTCGCGTCGACCAGGGCAGCGTCGCTGCCTGA
- the rplJ gene encoding 50S ribosomal protein L10: protein MSLNLEEKKAVVAEVAAQVAAAQTVVVAEYRGIAVEDMTQLRVKARKEGVYLRVLKNTLVRRAVADTPFAGIADQLVGPLAYGISKDPVAAAKVMHEFSKTNDKFVVKAGAMPNFLMSPKDVGNLASMPSREELLSKLLGTMQAPIAQFVRTLNEVPTKFVRGLAAVRDKQAA from the coding sequence TTGAGTCTGAATCTTGAAGAGAAGAAGGCCGTTGTTGCTGAGGTGGCTGCGCAGGTTGCGGCCGCCCAGACGGTTGTCGTCGCCGAGTATCGTGGCATCGCCGTGGAAGACATGACCCAATTGCGCGTCAAGGCGCGCAAGGAAGGCGTGTATCTGCGCGTGTTGAAGAACACGCTGGTGCGCCGCGCGGTTGCGGATACGCCTTTTGCGGGCATCGCCGACCAGCTGGTCGGTCCGCTCGCCTACGGCATTTCCAAAGACCCCGTCGCTGCCGCGAAGGTCATGCACGAGTTTTCCAAGACCAACGACAAGTTCGTCGTCAAGGCCGGTGCCATGCCCAATTTCCTCATGTCCCCCAAGGACGTCGGGAATCTGGCCAGCATGCCCAGCCGCGAGGAACTGTTGTCCAAGCTCCTGGGCACCATGCAGGCGCCGATCGCGCAGTTCGTTCGCACGCTCAACGAAGTCCCGACCAAGTTCGTTCGTGGACTTGCCGCGGTGCGCGACAAGCAGGCCGCGTAA